One region of Rufibacter sp. LB8 genomic DNA includes:
- a CDS encoding DUF2911 domain-containing protein, giving the protein MKRTLTLLSLTTALAVTMVACNQQSPKKQLEASAPTQNIGELDSADMVQDTIKKSIPSESIGRIGDATIKIEYHSPGVKGRVVWGGLVPYDQVWVTGAHKATTVEFDKDLLIAGKSVAPGKYALFTIPGREEWTIILNKNWDQHLADEYDQNEDILRTKVKPYSLKHPQERLKYRVEDSGEAEAGIRISWEKIGIRLPVAGE; this is encoded by the coding sequence ATGAAAAGAACACTGACCCTTCTGTCATTGACTACCGCTTTGGCAGTTACCATGGTCGCTTGCAACCAGCAAAGCCCAAAAAAACAGTTAGAAGCATCTGCGCCGACTCAGAATATTGGAGAACTTGACAGTGCCGATATGGTGCAGGACACTATCAAAAAAAGCATCCCCTCTGAGTCGATTGGGAGGATAGGGGACGCCACAATAAAAATCGAGTACCATTCCCCGGGGGTGAAGGGCCGGGTAGTCTGGGGCGGGTTGGTGCCTTATGATCAGGTTTGGGTGACCGGTGCGCATAAAGCCACCACCGTAGAGTTCGACAAGGACTTGTTGATAGCAGGAAAATCGGTTGCCCCGGGGAAATATGCGCTTTTCACCATTCCAGGCCGAGAGGAGTGGACAATTATTCTTAATAAGAATTGGGACCAGCACTTAGCAGATGAATATGACCAGAACGAGGATATTCTGCGGACAAAAGTGAAGCCGTACAGCTTGAAGCATCCTCAGGAAAGACTGAAGTACAGGGTTGAGGATAGCGGGGAGGCAGAGGCAGGAATCAGGATCTCCTGGGAAAAAATTGGAATCAGGTTACCCGTTGCCGGTGAGTAA
- a CDS encoding AraC family transcriptional regulator, which translates to MTTICIKNMVCPRCIRIMKEQFEAMGLPVVEVRLGQVDLERPLLPEETAQVDIFLRDYGFELLEDQKAKLVERIKTLLIELIHYRKEKTGLTYSTFLAQSIGRDYSTLSHTFSSLENTTIEKFIILQKVEYIKAQLEYEELSLGEIATRLHYRSLSHLSKQFKAVTGYSPSEYRKLQIMNRLPLDQVS; encoded by the coding sequence ATGACCACCATTTGCATTAAAAACATGGTGTGCCCTCGCTGCATCAGAATCATGAAGGAGCAGTTTGAAGCGATGGGTCTTCCTGTGGTTGAGGTGCGTTTAGGCCAGGTTGACTTAGAGCGTCCATTGCTTCCTGAGGAAACGGCACAGGTGGACATTTTCCTGAGGGACTATGGGTTTGAATTATTGGAAGACCAAAAAGCGAAACTGGTGGAGCGGATAAAGACCCTTCTGATTGAGCTGATTCATTATCGTAAAGAAAAGACAGGCTTAACCTACTCTACTTTCCTAGCTCAGTCCATCGGCAGGGATTATAGTACGCTGAGCCATACGTTCTCATCTTTGGAGAACACTACCATTGAGAAATTTATCATCCTACAGAAGGTGGAGTATATCAAAGCCCAGCTGGAGTACGAGGAGCTTTCGCTGGGGGAGATTGCCACGAGGCTGCATTACAGAAGCTTGAGCCATTTATCCAAACAGTTCAAGGCGGTGACTGGGTATAGCCCCTCTGAATACAGGAAGCTACAGATAATGAACCGCTTGCCCCTTGACCAGGTCAGCTAA
- a CDS encoding four-helix bundle copper-binding protein, with product MHNSNQYQSVIAALNACAAACDHCYDACLQEEHVKMMARCIRLDRDCAEICKLTASALARNSETAKVLLQACAEICRECGIECASHKEMQHCLQCAEACKACEEACRSAF from the coding sequence ATGCACAATTCAAACCAATATCAATCTGTAATTGCGGCCTTGAATGCCTGCGCCGCTGCCTGTGACCATTGTTATGATGCCTGCCTGCAGGAGGAGCATGTGAAAATGATGGCCCGCTGTATCCGTCTTGACCGTGACTGTGCAGAAATATGCAAGCTTACCGCCAGTGCGCTTGCACGAAACTCAGAGACAGCAAAAGTTTTGTTGCAGGCCTGTGCCGAAATATGCCGAGAATGTGGGATTGAGTGCGCTAGCCATAAAGAAATGCAACACTGCCTACAGTGTGCTGAGGCCTGTAAAGCTTGTGAAGAGGCCTGCCGTAGTGCATTCTAA
- a CDS encoding DUF305 domain-containing protein, producing MLVKIRLQIKGSFSLHQLQNNLSYTYTAMKIKQLTSKWTVLAIGVSLVFSACSGNSEKSESTSADQTEEHAGSGHDMSASGSNNKMMDLMHDNMNDMQKIKLTGDPDRDFALLMATHHNGALDMAKEEADSGQDTMLVDMAKKTLQTQQDEMDRLERFADAQKSAKGDTSKTMQMMAPMKDMMAKMNHDMKGGIDHHFASLMSMHHQSGIDMAKAYMPQAKSAEIKAMAQKIIDEQQREKQKLDDWLLEHQQ from the coding sequence ATGTTGGTTAAAATACGCTTACAGATAAAGGGCTCTTTCTCCTTGCATCAACTACAAAATAATTTATCTTATACTTATACAGCTATGAAAATCAAACAATTGACTAGTAAGTGGACAGTTTTAGCCATTGGTGTGTCCCTAGTTTTTTCTGCCTGTAGCGGAAACTCTGAAAAATCCGAATCTACTTCCGCTGACCAAACAGAGGAACACGCTGGTTCTGGGCATGACATGTCAGCCTCCGGATCCAATAACAAGATGATGGACCTCATGCATGACAACATGAACGATATGCAAAAAATAAAATTGACGGGAGATCCAGACCGTGACTTTGCCCTATTGATGGCGACCCACCATAATGGCGCACTTGACATGGCCAAGGAAGAAGCGGACAGTGGGCAGGACACCATGCTGGTGGATATGGCGAAGAAGACCTTGCAGACGCAACAGGATGAAATGGACAGGTTGGAGCGGTTCGCCGACGCCCAGAAAAGCGCTAAAGGAGACACCTCTAAAACAATGCAGATGATGGCCCCCATGAAAGACATGATGGCGAAGATGAACCACGACATGAAGGGAGGCATAGACCATCACTTCGCCTCGCTCATGAGCATGCACCACCAAAGCGGAATTGACATGGCCAAGGCTTATATGCCACAAGCGAAATCAGCGGAAATCAAGGCGATGGCCCAGAAGATTATAGACGAGCAACAGAGGGAGAAGCAGAAGTTAGACGACTGGTTGCTGGAGCATCAACAGTAG
- a CDS encoding four-helix bundle copper-binding protein → MHTSQNQNIIQALIECAAACDHCFDACLQEQDVKMMEACIRLDRDCADICRLAASALTRNSPASQALLRACAEICKACGDECEKHGHMQHCQECAASCRRCEEACRSAVQS, encoded by the coding sequence ATGCATACCTCTCAAAACCAGAATATCATCCAAGCGCTGATCGAATGCGCTGCGGCCTGTGACCATTGCTTTGATGCCTGCCTTCAGGAACAGGATGTGAAAATGATGGAAGCCTGTATTCGGCTGGACCGTGACTGTGCTGATATCTGCCGGCTGGCGGCCAGTGCATTAACCAGGAATTCTCCGGCTTCCCAGGCGCTCCTTAGGGCCTGTGCCGAAATCTGTAAAGCTTGCGGGGATGAGTGCGAGAAGCATGGACACATGCAACACTGTCAGGAGTGCGCAGCGTCCTGCCGCCGTTGTGAGGAGGCTTGCCGATCTGCTGTACAATCTTAG
- a CDS encoding DUF6122 family protein has product MLHLLLHIIVPGLVAWLFFRKNWVRVSLILVATYLVDLDHLLATPMYDPDRCGIGFHPLHSYWAIGLYVLLLFPNRTRIIALGLLIHMALDYLDCF; this is encoded by the coding sequence TTGCTGCATCTGCTCTTGCATATAATTGTGCCAGGTTTGGTTGCCTGGCTTTTTTTTAGAAAAAACTGGGTAAGAGTGAGTTTAATATTGGTGGCTACTTACCTAGTCGATTTAGACCACCTGTTGGCCACCCCCATGTATGACCCGGATAGGTGCGGTATCGGTTTCCATCCTTTGCATTCTTATTGGGCCATTGGCCTGTATGTCCTTTTATTGTTCCCTAACCGTACAAGAATCATAGCCCTGGGTCTATTGATTCACATGGCGCTTGATTATTTAGATTGCTTTTAG
- a CDS encoding DUF305 domain-containing protein yields MKKNALPPRPFSFKKSNLMKILAVGLLFSLGACSDDEDGFETQPHDQNKMMGIMHDMMDDMEMMQMNGDPDVVFAQMMIMHHQGAIDMANEELSSGDDAAIKAIATKVKTDQQKEIQELQAFISSYQPDQATSNMFNMELMESMEKSGRQSDLQVLTGDTDQDFAQLMIVHHQSAIENARAVQEHGTSTMIKEMAHRMINAQMAEIEELQEWLLANKEY; encoded by the coding sequence ATGAAAAAAAATGCACTACCCCCCAGGCCTTTTTCCTTTAAGAAATCTAATCTAATGAAAATATTAGCAGTAGGTCTCCTGTTTTCTTTAGGTGCCTGCAGCGATGACGAGGACGGCTTTGAGACCCAGCCCCACGACCAGAACAAAATGATGGGCATCATGCATGATATGATGGATGATATGGAAATGATGCAGATGAACGGAGACCCTGACGTCGTCTTCGCCCAAATGATGATCATGCATCACCAGGGAGCCATCGACATGGCCAATGAGGAACTAAGCAGCGGGGATGATGCGGCTATTAAAGCCATAGCTACGAAAGTGAAAACCGACCAGCAAAAGGAGATCCAAGAATTGCAAGCTTTTATCAGCTCATATCAGCCTGATCAGGCGACCAGCAACATGTTCAACATGGAACTGATGGAGTCGATGGAGAAATCAGGCCGCCAGAGTGACCTACAGGTATTAACCGGGGACACGGATCAGGATTTTGCCCAGCTTATGATAGTGCACCACCAATCGGCGATTGAGAATGCCCGCGCCGTACAAGAGCACGGCACAAGCACTATGATCAAGGAAATGGCTCACAGGATGATTAACGCCCAAATGGCGGAAATCGAAGAGCTTCAGGAATGGCTGTTGGCAAACAAGGAATATTAG
- a CDS encoding DUF2231 domain-containing protein has product MFSDFPNLHPLVVHFPIVLILLGAGLQALMVFKDWQQVRWGTLVIMGGGFAGALAASTIFHAMPTGLSAQATVVFNEHETYSSYTLWLSGITFLLRGISEFFKIYRRPYEILVLVFALAAAVVLSLAGHRGAQLVYVEGVGPKGNLLMKGGHHGGEEMENMEPGEGKQDSSHTGMEGDDHSQGGNSETGIDNMPSMDMPEGDNANTKPGTGQETNSGNRNMDQGTDMKNMAGMDHATGSQGKQTMGNMPSMSGSKKENAAKGKNMAGMDHSTMPGMSTQPKKKDPSTQMKNTPSMDHANMPGMDLNNKTSTNSKSMQNMPRMNRKATAPGTPKTDNMPDHAGMDMGNTQNKGEMKDMSNMGMPSLMDKFKFKDNNPARQTSKKNQAPQ; this is encoded by the coding sequence ATGTTCTCAGATTTTCCTAACCTGCATCCCCTGGTTGTGCATTTCCCCATTGTGTTGATCCTGCTGGGCGCGGGCCTACAGGCATTAATGGTCTTCAAAGACTGGCAACAGGTGCGTTGGGGTACTCTGGTTATCATGGGAGGAGGTTTCGCCGGCGCTCTGGCGGCCAGCACCATCTTCCATGCCATGCCAACAGGTTTGTCCGCTCAGGCAACGGTGGTCTTCAACGAGCACGAAACATATTCCAGTTATACCCTTTGGCTCTCAGGCATCACCTTCCTGCTCCGGGGTATTAGTGAGTTCTTCAAGATTTACCGTCGCCCCTATGAAATACTGGTACTGGTTTTCGCCTTGGCAGCCGCTGTGGTTTTATCCCTGGCCGGCCACCGGGGAGCACAATTGGTTTATGTGGAGGGGGTAGGGCCTAAGGGGAACTTACTAATGAAAGGCGGCCATCACGGTGGTGAGGAAATGGAAAATATGGAACCGGGTGAAGGGAAGCAGGATTCAAGTCACACCGGAATGGAAGGCGACGATCACTCTCAGGGCGGAAATTCTGAAACTGGCATCGATAATATGCCTAGTATGGATATGCCTGAAGGAGATAATGCCAATACAAAGCCCGGCACGGGACAGGAGACCAATTCCGGTAACAGGAATATGGATCAAGGTACTGATATGAAAAATATGGCTGGAATGGATCATGCCACGGGCAGCCAAGGGAAGCAAACCATGGGGAATATGCCCAGCATGTCTGGCTCTAAAAAAGAGAATGCCGCAAAGGGGAAGAACATGGCCGGCATGGACCATAGCACCATGCCTGGCATGAGCACCCAGCCAAAAAAGAAAGACCCTTCAACCCAAATGAAGAATACACCTTCCATGGACCATGCCAATATGCCGGGCATGGACCTGAACAATAAAACTTCTACTAATTCTAAGTCTATGCAAAATATGCCTAGAATGAACCGAAAAGCCACTGCGCCTGGTACGCCCAAAACGGATAATATGCCAGACCATGCAGGAATGGATATGGGGAATACGCAGAATAAAGGTGAAATGAAAGACATGTCCAATATGGGTATGCCAAGCCTTATGGACAAGTTCAAGTTCAAGGACAACAACCCTGCCCGCCAAACCTCCAAGAAAAACCAAGCCCCGCAATGA
- a CDS encoding multicopper oxidase domain-containing protein yields MKQLFIIAFLFLTFQALGQSHQQQSVPKDKDANLTNATPPEKEQLGRVVSPRTTYVGKRVEYDLYIDDRQVNFTGKTRMAIAINGQIPAPTLTFNEGDTAIVRVHNQMDMETSVHWHGILLPNEEDGVPYLNTAPILPGKTHTFTFPLIQSGTYWYHSHTMVQEQVGLYGSIVIQPKEIEYNMKEYVLVLSDWTDINPDEVLRYLKRAGEWFAVQKGATQSYGEAIAAGYFKDKVRQEWGRMPAMDVTDVYYNKFLLNGQEKSYFKDAKPGEVVRLRIINGSASSYFQLQYAGGPMQVISADGINVEPFPVNKLEIATAETYDVLITVPQMGAAELRATSSDITGFTSGYFGNGDVMKAPDLPRLNYFQMMREMGSMENMSGMDMGGAGMVEQGNGMNGKTDGQMKGMDMQHGTMPAVTAPSPKDRPVNMQEKNGKSIGTMQDMGGMPGMDMGGMGGDFNYNQLRALNPTTLDSTNQWREIKLTLTGNMLRYVWSFDNKPLSKADKIPIRKGENVRMVFQNQTMMRHPLHLHGHFFRLVNAQGEYSPLKHTFDVQSMGTVTIEFEANEEQDWFFHCHILYHMMAGMARIISYEGSPQNEFAKNDYKTLKKEDNVLYPWFDLSVHSQGVYLEGTVSNNYNALEFEGRVNYKGDFETETHLLRYLDNRQFLAAFVGFDYRNNRNLIPEGETEKNTKNKREQLEVGAYYMLPMLVRAEFRTDLTGQLRLQLERRDLPLSNNFFMDLRANTEKEYSVGFRYMVSKYISLSTNYDSDYKWGAGFTLHY; encoded by the coding sequence ATGAAGCAGTTATTCATAATAGCCTTTCTGTTTTTAACTTTCCAGGCGCTGGGGCAATCCCACCAACAGCAGTCAGTGCCCAAAGACAAAGATGCCAACCTAACCAACGCGACGCCTCCTGAAAAGGAACAATTGGGAAGGGTAGTCAGCCCCCGCACCACGTACGTTGGTAAGCGCGTAGAATATGATCTGTATATAGATGATCGGCAGGTAAACTTTACCGGTAAAACCCGCATGGCCATCGCCATCAATGGCCAGATTCCGGCGCCCACCCTTACCTTCAATGAAGGTGATACCGCCATTGTAAGGGTGCATAATCAGATGGATATGGAAACCTCCGTGCACTGGCATGGTATTCTTCTGCCCAACGAGGAAGACGGAGTGCCCTACCTGAACACGGCCCCCATTCTGCCGGGCAAAACGCACACCTTTACATTTCCCTTGATCCAGAGCGGAACCTACTGGTACCACTCCCACACCATGGTGCAGGAGCAGGTAGGCCTGTACGGCTCCATAGTTATCCAACCCAAGGAGATTGAATACAACATGAAAGAGTACGTGTTGGTGCTCTCTGACTGGACAGATATAAACCCAGATGAGGTATTGCGTTACCTTAAACGGGCCGGCGAATGGTTCGCGGTGCAGAAAGGGGCCACCCAAAGCTACGGGGAGGCCATTGCCGCCGGCTACTTCAAAGACAAGGTAAGGCAGGAGTGGGGCCGGATGCCCGCCATGGACGTGACGGACGTTTACTACAACAAATTCCTGCTGAACGGGCAGGAGAAGAGCTACTTTAAAGATGCCAAGCCTGGCGAGGTTGTCAGACTGCGCATCATAAACGGAAGTGCCTCCTCTTATTTTCAGTTACAGTATGCAGGCGGGCCTATGCAGGTCATATCCGCCGATGGGATTAATGTAGAGCCCTTCCCGGTCAATAAACTGGAAATTGCCACCGCTGAAACATACGATGTGCTAATTACGGTGCCGCAAATGGGGGCTGCTGAGCTTCGGGCCACCTCCTCAGACATTACAGGGTTCACTTCCGGTTATTTCGGGAACGGTGATGTCATGAAGGCCCCTGACCTGCCCAGGCTAAACTATTTCCAGATGATGCGCGAGATGGGCAGCATGGAGAACATGAGCGGCATGGATATGGGGGGCGCCGGTATGGTAGAGCAAGGGAACGGCATGAATGGGAAGACGGACGGCCAGATGAAAGGAATGGATATGCAGCATGGCACCATGCCAGCCGTTACTGCTCCCTCGCCTAAGGACCGCCCTGTGAACATGCAGGAAAAGAACGGCAAAAGCATAGGCACCATGCAAGATATGGGCGGCATGCCAGGCATGGATATGGGCGGCATGGGGGGTGACTTCAACTACAACCAGCTGCGGGCCCTTAACCCTACTACCTTGGACTCGACCAACCAATGGCGGGAGATTAAGCTCACCCTCACCGGGAACATGTTGCGCTACGTCTGGTCCTTTGACAATAAACCACTTTCTAAGGCGGATAAAATCCCAATCCGAAAGGGCGAAAACGTGCGCATGGTTTTCCAGAACCAAACCATGATGCGTCATCCGTTGCATCTGCACGGGCACTTCTTCCGCCTAGTGAATGCCCAGGGTGAGTACTCGCCCCTGAAGCATACCTTTGATGTTCAGTCAATGGGCACCGTAACAATTGAGTTTGAGGCGAATGAGGAGCAGGACTGGTTTTTTCACTGCCATATCCTCTACCACATGATGGCGGGTATGGCCCGCATTATCAGCTACGAGGGCAGCCCGCAGAACGAGTTTGCCAAAAATGATTACAAGACGCTCAAGAAAGAGGATAACGTTCTGTACCCTTGGTTTGATTTGTCAGTACACTCCCAAGGGGTATATTTGGAAGGCACTGTCTCTAACAATTACAATGCGCTGGAGTTTGAGGGGCGGGTCAACTATAAAGGCGATTTTGAAACCGAGACTCACCTGCTCCGCTATCTGGATAACCGCCAGTTCCTTGCCGCTTTCGTCGGGTTTGATTACCGCAATAATAGAAACTTAATTCCGGAGGGGGAGACGGAGAAGAACACTAAAAACAAGAGGGAGCAATTAGAGGTGGGTGCATATTATATGCTGCCCATGCTGGTGCGGGCAGAATTCCGCACGGACCTCACAGGACAACTGCGGCTACAATTGGAGAGAAGGGATTTGCCGCTCAGCAACAACTTTTTCATGGATTTGAGGGCTAATACTGAAAAAGAATACAGTGTGGGCTTCCGCTACATGGTGAGCAAATACATCTCGCTAAGCACCAACTATGACAGCGACTATAAGTGGGGGGCCGGTTTCACCCTGCACTATTGA
- a CDS encoding DUF4440 domain-containing protein codes for MKSNFYRIVFVFFLFASGNPLFAQSTDSREAEEVKKVLRAYKEAVEALDGTKATALFAANSQVYESGGVEGTYAHYLEHHLGPEFKAFKSFKYSDYKPEVTVDGNYAFATETYVYTLVLAKDGSTIKKKGVATSTLKKVNGKWQILITHSSSRNTK; via the coding sequence ATGAAATCGAATTTTTACCGCATCGTATTCGTGTTTTTCCTGTTTGCCTCTGGTAACCCACTGTTCGCTCAGTCAACGGACAGCCGTGAGGCTGAAGAGGTGAAGAAAGTATTGCGTGCCTACAAGGAAGCTGTGGAGGCACTGGACGGCACAAAGGCTACGGCTCTTTTTGCCGCTAACTCCCAAGTATATGAATCCGGAGGGGTGGAAGGCACCTATGCTCATTATCTGGAACACCATTTGGGACCAGAGTTCAAAGCATTCAAATCATTCAAATACAGTGACTACAAGCCAGAGGTAACAGTAGACGGGAACTATGCCTTCGCGACTGAGACTTATGTCTATACCCTTGTTCTGGCAAAGGACGGGAGCACCATCAAGAAGAAAGGGGTTGCTACCTCCACCCTCAAAAAAGTGAATGGTAAATGGCAGATACTTATTACCCACAGTTCTTCCCGTAATACCAAATAA
- a CDS encoding copper-translocating P-type ATPase, with translation MELQPQQKYTCPMHPEIVQDTPGRCPKCGMNMVPAKDEAKASPSHGQHEESKSPLTAAGISTSAGTNEHDKMVNVELDKPALSAQKYTCPMHPHIMQDAPGKCPLCGMTLEPVASDSHGKGMHTGIIADFKKRFYVVLALTIPIMLLSEMIQQWLNLSIDFPGSKYVLLAMSSVVFFYGGWPFLKGLVDEARVKNPGMMFLIGFAISVAYIYSVATVFGLQGMDFFWELATLILIMLLGHWIEMKSVAGASRELELLVQLMPDDAHLVQGETITDVKTATLKAADVVLVKPGEKVAADGIIVDGESYLNESMLTGESKPVQKTKGDKVIAGAINGNGSIKVTVSHATQDSYLSQVVKLVSDAQKSKSKTQLLADTAAKWLTAIAIVAGIGTFLFWYLTGQSLAFAMERMVTVIVICCPHALGLAVPLVVAKSTAISAKNGLLIKNRTAFENARKITTIVFDKTGTLTIGKFLVSKIVSLQKDLPENEVIRLASALEQQSEHPIATGILQKVKDLSIPIPATENFNAITGKGVEATVEGKTILVVSPGYLKENNIAIPEGFTANDTETVVFVIINKALAGYIALSDEIRPESADAIKTLKENGIKSILLTGDNAKVAKSVSDALGMESYFAEVLPHQKLDKVKELQSKGEFVAMTGDGVNDAPALAIADIGIAVGSGSDIAAETAGIILVNSNPQDVVNLILFGKATYKKMIQNLIWATGYNLVALPLAAGVLYNQGILLTPAVGAVLMTVSTVVVAINASMLKVKG, from the coding sequence ATGGAACTTCAGCCTCAACAAAAATACACCTGCCCTATGCATCCTGAAATTGTTCAGGATACACCAGGCAGGTGCCCAAAATGCGGAATGAACATGGTACCTGCAAAGGACGAGGCAAAGGCATCCCCTTCGCACGGCCAACATGAGGAAAGCAAATCACCCCTCACCGCAGCAGGAATTAGCACGTCTGCCGGTACCAACGAGCATGACAAAATGGTGAATGTTGAGTTGGACAAACCCGCACTTAGTGCACAGAAATATACCTGCCCTATGCATCCGCATATCATGCAGGATGCGCCGGGCAAATGCCCTCTATGCGGAATGACCTTAGAGCCGGTTGCGTCTGATTCACATGGGAAGGGAATGCACACCGGAATAATAGCTGATTTCAAGAAACGGTTTTATGTAGTACTGGCGCTCACCATCCCAATAATGCTGTTATCAGAAATGATACAGCAATGGCTAAATCTCTCTATAGATTTCCCAGGTTCAAAATATGTATTACTTGCTATGTCCTCTGTGGTTTTCTTCTACGGCGGCTGGCCGTTCTTAAAAGGCCTGGTAGATGAAGCAAGGGTGAAGAACCCGGGTATGATGTTCCTGATTGGATTTGCCATCTCGGTTGCTTATATCTACAGCGTGGCAACTGTATTTGGGTTACAGGGCATGGATTTCTTTTGGGAACTCGCAACCCTTATTCTCATCATGCTATTAGGGCATTGGATAGAAATGAAATCAGTGGCTGGCGCCTCAAGAGAGCTGGAACTGCTTGTCCAGTTAATGCCCGATGACGCTCATCTGGTTCAGGGTGAAACGATTACCGACGTGAAAACAGCAACGCTTAAAGCGGCTGATGTAGTACTTGTCAAGCCCGGCGAAAAAGTGGCTGCCGATGGAATAATAGTAGATGGTGAAAGCTACCTGAACGAAAGTATGCTTACAGGCGAATCGAAGCCCGTACAAAAAACAAAAGGTGACAAAGTCATTGCCGGGGCTATCAATGGGAACGGCTCTATTAAAGTTACCGTATCCCATGCCACACAAGACTCCTATCTATCGCAGGTGGTTAAGCTGGTTAGCGATGCCCAAAAGTCAAAATCCAAGACCCAGTTGCTGGCAGATACGGCCGCTAAATGGTTAACGGCCATTGCCATAGTGGCAGGCATTGGCACATTTCTGTTCTGGTATTTGACGGGGCAATCTTTAGCTTTTGCAATGGAAAGAATGGTTACGGTAATTGTAATCTGCTGCCCGCATGCATTAGGGCTGGCTGTGCCATTGGTGGTAGCAAAATCAACTGCCATCTCAGCAAAGAACGGCCTGCTTATCAAGAACAGAACAGCATTTGAAAATGCAAGGAAAATCACGACCATCGTATTTGATAAAACGGGTACGCTTACCATCGGGAAATTCCTTGTATCCAAAATCGTTTCGCTGCAAAAAGATTTACCTGAAAACGAGGTTATTCGTTTGGCTTCAGCCTTGGAGCAACAATCTGAGCATCCCATTGCCACTGGTATCCTACAAAAAGTAAAAGACTTGTCTATCCCAATTCCGGCAACAGAAAACTTTAATGCCATCACAGGCAAGGGCGTTGAAGCCACAGTAGAAGGCAAAACAATATTGGTTGTTAGCCCGGGCTATTTGAAGGAGAATAATATTGCCATTCCAGAAGGCTTCACGGCCAATGATACGGAAACGGTTGTGTTTGTGATTATCAATAAGGCCCTGGCAGGTTACATAGCTTTATCAGATGAAATTCGTCCTGAATCGGCAGATGCGATCAAAACCTTAAAAGAAAACGGCATCAAATCAATATTGCTTACTGGCGATAACGCTAAAGTAGCAAAAAGTGTAAGTGATGCTTTAGGCATGGAGAGTTATTTTGCCGAAGTATTACCGCATCAGAAATTAGATAAGGTAAAGGAGTTGCAAAGCAAAGGAGAATTTGTTGCCATGACTGGTGATGGGGTAAATGATGCCCCCGCTTTAGCGATTGCTGATATTGGTATTGCGGTAGGCAGCGGCAGCGACATAGCGGCAGAAACCGCTGGTATAATATTAGTAAACAGCAACCCACAAGATGTGGTGAACCTGATTTTATTTGGCAAAGCCACTTACAAAAAAATGATTCAAAACCTGATTTGGGCAACAGGTTACAACCTAGTGGCGCTTCCGTTGGCAGCAGGCGTCTTATACAATCAGGGGATTCTGCTAACTCCTGCTGTAGGTGCAGTTTTAATGACTGTGAGCACAGTGGTAGTGGCCATTAATGCAAGTATGCTGAAAGTGAAGGGGTAA
- a CDS encoding LysM peptidoglycan-binding domain-containing protein, with amino-acid sequence MPILQTQQRGRDSILAGREQQQGFSIPRFPYVSLNLDYNGNLVRSGSHHNLFAANPNYTADIIRDTYQKAGKDFPSIFKHEGDVLFDGKSCYKVVVDYTPYKLYNYKVKSGEDVFSIAKRLFLNEFKIKELNKLDGYTGLKAGQVLVLSNAYARNTILYIDKKSYLPLVQIVYDELGFFERYEYHDVQVNLTFK; translated from the coding sequence ATGCCTATATTGCAAACCCAGCAAAGGGGTAGAGACTCTATACTGGCAGGGAGAGAACAACAACAAGGTTTTAGTATACCCCGCTTTCCTTATGTCAGTTTGAACCTTGATTACAACGGTAATCTGGTGCGCAGTGGCAGCCATCATAATCTATTTGCCGCAAATCCAAATTATACCGCTGATATCATTAGAGATACTTACCAAAAAGCGGGGAAGGACTTTCCGTCAATCTTTAAACATGAGGGGGATGTCCTGTTTGACGGCAAGTCTTGCTACAAGGTTGTAGTGGATTATACTCCCTATAAACTATATAATTACAAAGTAAAATCCGGGGAAGATGTATTTAGTATTGCTAAGAGACTTTTCCTGAATGAATTTAAAATAAAAGAACTAAACAAGCTGGACGGTTACACCGGGCTGAAAGCTGGCCAGGTGTTGGTTCTCTCCAACGCTTATGCTAGGAATACGATTCTTTATATAGACAAAAAATCATATCTCCCTCTAGTCCAGATAGTCTATGATGAATTAGGCTTCTTCGAGCGGTACGAATACCACGATGTACAGGTCAATCTGACCTTTAAGTAA